From a region of the Solanum stenotomum isolate F172 chromosome 2, ASM1918654v1, whole genome shotgun sequence genome:
- the LOC125855209 gene encoding S-adenosylmethionine carrier 1, chloroplastic/mitochondrial — MGPFALALDTKNSFAASSSATDASGRKMDNLQMVPKKFFASINNEEEKPFDFLRILFEGVIAGGTAGVVVETALYPIDTIKTRLQVARGGGQIALKGLYSGLLGNLAGVLPASAIFVGVYEPAKQKLLKMFPENLSAVAHLTAGALGGIAASFVRVPTEVIKQRMQTRQFASAPDAVRLIVSKEGFKGLYAGYGSFLLRDLPFDAIQFCIYEQLRIGYKLAAKRELNDPENAVIGAFAGALTGAITTPLDVIKTRLMTQGSANQYKGIVDCVKTIVAEEGPPALLKGIGPRVLWIGIGGSIFFGVLERTKRYLAQNRPDNATSKKD; from the exons ATGGGGCCTTTTGCATTAGCTTTGGATACAAAGAATTCTTTTGCAGCCTCCTCTTCTGCTACAG ATGCATCTGGCAGAAAAATGGATAACCTTCAGATGGTACCAAAAAAGTTCTTTGCATCAATCaacaatgaagaagagaaaCCATTTGATTTTCTACGGATACTATTTG AGGGTGTGATAGCAGGAGGGACCGCCGGTGTTGTTGTTGAAACAGCTTTATATCCCATTGATACAATAAAGACACGGCTGCAG GTAGCTCGTGGTGGAGGACAAATAGCCTTGAAAGGGTTGTATTCTGGGCTTCTTGGAAATCTTGCTGGAGTCCTACC GGCTTCTGCTATTTTTGTTGGTGTATATGAACCGGCAAAGCAGAAGCTATTGAAGATGTTTCCTGAAAATCTTAGTGCTGTGGCCCATCTT ACTGCTGGTGCTTTAGGAGGCATTGCTGCTTCCTTCGTTCGTGTTCCAACTGAg GTCATTAAGCAGCGAATGCAAACTAGGCAATTTGCTTCGGCTCCTGATGCTGTTCGCTTAATAGTCTCAAAAGAAGGTTTTAAAGGTCTTTATGCG GGATATGGGTCATTTCTACTTCGAGATTTACCATTTGACGCCATCCAGTTCTGTATCTATGAGCAGCTGCGGATAGGTTATAAGCTGGCT GCAAAAAGGGAATTGAATGATCCAGAGAATGCAGTTATCGGTGCTTTTGCTG GTGCTCTAACTGGAGCTATAACTACTCCTCTTGATGTCATTAAGACAAGATTAATGACTCAG GGTTCTGCCAATCAATACAAAGGCATTGTTGATTGTGTGAAGACTATTGTTGCAGAAGAAGGGCCTCCAGCACTTCTAAAG GGTATCGGGCCAAGAGTGCTTTGGATAGGCATTGGAGGATCAATATTCTTTGGTGTTCTTGAGAGAACAAAGCGATACCTTGCCCAAAATCGTCCTGATAATGCTACCTCAAAGAAGGATTAG
- the LOC125855208 gene encoding glucan endo-1,3-beta-glucosidase 8-like — protein sequence MAHIKLLLIWACCLALSTSFAYGLGVNWGTQAAQTLPPSTIVQMLKDNKIDKVKLFDSDHWTVKYFAGTGIEVMLGIPNNQLAKFADDYDFAKEWVKNNVSTHLYNGGVDIKFVAVGNEPFLKSYNGSFLKSTFPALQNVQKALNSAGLGDKIKATIPQNADVYESGNSGPSQGDFRSDIRDLMQKICSFFKDNNAPFLVNIYPFLSLHENKHFPIEFAFFDGQTKAVRDNGISYTNMFDANLDTLVVSLKKASCSGVKIIVGEIGWPTDGDLYGNVTLAKRFYSGFFKKMATKKGTPLYPGFIEYYLFSLTDENEKSILPGSFERHWGIFRYDGKPKFPMDITGQGHEAMPIGAKNVKYLENKWCVLNKYAEDIGKLPSSVQYACSRSDCTAVDYGGSCNKLDGDGNVSYAFNMYFQMNGQDVESCVFDGLAQIVEKNASVDNCLFPIGLESVGVRIGLDAILNILVGFFLFLTLL from the exons ATGGCTCATATTAAGTTGTTGTTGATATGGGCATGTTGCTTAGCGCTATCGACTAGTTTTGCATATGGTCTTGGTGTTAATTGGGGTACACAAGCTGCACAAACATTGCCCCCTTCAACAATTGTTCAAATGCTTAAAGATAACAAGATtgataaagttaaattatttgattCTGATCATTGGACTGTTAAGTACTTTGCTGGTACTGGAATTGAAGTCATGCTTGGAATACCAAATAATCAATTGGCAAAATTTGCTGATGATTATGATTTTGCTAAGGAATGGGTGAAAAATAATGTTAGTACACATTTGTATAATGGAGGTGTTGATATCAA gTTTGTGGCAGTTGGAAATGAACCATTTTTGAAATCATACAATGGTTCATTTTTGAAATCAACATTTCCAGCTTTACAAAATGTACAAAAAGCCCTAAATTCAGCTGGCCTTGGTGACAAAATCAAAGCTACAATCCCACAAAACGCCGACGTTTACGAATCGGGTAATTCGGGTCCATCACAGGGAGATTTCCGATCGGACATAAGGGACCTAATGCAAAAAATTTGCAGTTTCTTTAAAGACAACAACGCACCTTTCCTCGTAAATATTTATCCTTTCTTAAGTCTCCATGAAAACAAACATTTCCCAATAGAATTCGCATTTTTTGATGGTCAAACAAAGGCAGTACGTGACAATGGAATATCATACACTAATATGTTCGATGCGAATTTGGATACATTAGTTGTATCGTTGAAAAAAGCTAGTTGTTCAGGTGTGAAAATAATTGTTGGTGAAATTGGTTGGCCAACAGATGGAGATTTATATGGAAATGTTACATTAGCCAAAAGATTTTATAGTggattttttaagaaaatggctACAAAAAAAGGAACACCATTATACCCTGGATTTattgaatattatttatttagtttaacagatgaaaatgaaaaaagtattTTACCAGGAAGTTTTGAACGTCATTGGGGTATTTTTAGGTATGATGGAAAACCTAAATTTCCAATGGATATTACAGGACAAGGACATGAGGCAATGCCTATTGGTGCAAAAAATGTTAAGTATTTGGAGAACAAATGGTGTGTTTTGAACAAATATGCTGAAGATATAG GTAAACTACCTTCAAGTGTACAATATGCTTGCTCAAGGTCAGATTGTACAGCAGTGGATTATGGAGGATCATGCAACAAGTTAGATGGAGATGGAAATGTTTCATATGCATTCAACATGTATTTCCAAATGAATGGTCAAGATGTTGAATCTTGTGTTTTTGATGGATTGGCACAAATTGTGGAGAAAAATGCTTCTGTTGATAATTGTTTATTCCCTATTGGTTTGGAGAGTGTTGGAGTAAGAATTGGTTTGGATGCAATCCTTAACATTCTTGTTGGTTTCTTCCTCTTTTTGACacttctctaa
- the LOC125855204 gene encoding violaxanthin de-epoxidase, chloroplastic-like: MIVNVALSSSSINSPATFPIKRRLNVAGHLNPFLLHCRKINGSMFPSFLCRKITGGGRIVAAADMDKAEKKTGPVRIVGIVGEGSVSPLKSTPWLDVMLHTAERLKWVDEEFEMIVFSEDETVNHISNELDRADILVVVAVRKEGSVNWIQSNSQNVPNIICFDSSLALRNKLGGSFVETKKRGDIFSSLLPFSQSKKLDESVEITRTVFEAWERHNSDDIRFCLLVIINAYITPVSTLKNLRAKGFSTLNCMVTNCGSQILNCLLDPNCRKALQCLNNCSPVDQVCNYRCIASYESKYLEEFSLCVLQKNNCLELDAKIPKKPYVTPMAEFRGEKLSTEIAEDLFVGWLGTLEWSWRVVAGQNPAYDQFPCQYQLFYRGKARGSFWYEPVFQVKTLEGDLVWRRRKYRVKRGKATGTFHFSVLDNGVVSNEFWTIVDVSDDLSWGLFHYHGAARVAGQSYTGAVLVSPDGQYPAEKEKQRLISALDRCGIKEWELFNVDNCSCENAPLGIPDGSSLHSKIQVNEQTHSSV; this comes from the exons ATGATTGTAAACGTAGCACTATCGTCCTCCTCCATCAATTCTCCGGCAACATTTCCGATTAAACGGAGGTTGAATGTCGCCGGACATCTGAACCCTTTTCTTCTCCACTGCCGGAAAATTAACGGGTCCatgtttccttcttttctttgccGGAAAATTACTGGTGGTGGGAGAATCGTAGCTGCGGCGGACATGGATAAAGCAGAGAAAAAGACGGGTCCGGTGAGAATAGTTGGGATTGTTGGAGAGGGTAGTGTTAGCCCTCTCAAGTCTACTCCTTGGCTTGACGTCATGCTTCACACT GCAGAGAGACTGAAATGGGTTgatgaagaatttgaaatgatTGTCTTTTCTGAAGATGAAACTGTCAACCACATCAGCAATGAGCTGGATCGTGCTGACATTTTGGTGGTCGTTGCTGTCAGAAAGGAAGGATCAGTCAACTGGATACAGTCTAACAGCCAGAATGTCCCAAACATCATATGCTTTGATTCCTCTTTGGCACTGAGAAACAAGCTAGGTGGAAGTTTTGTTGAAACTAAAAAGAGGGGAGACATATTTAGCAGTTTACTTCCATTCTCTCAATCTAAGAAACTGGATGAATCTGTGGAGATAACCCGAACAGTGTTTGAAGCTTGGGAAAGGCATAATTCTGATGACATACGGTTCTGCTTATTAGTTATAATTAATGCTTATATAACACCGGTTTCAACGCTGAAGAACCTTAGAGCAAAAGGATTCTCCACCTTGAACTGCATGGTGACAAATTGCGGGTCTCAGATATTGAACTGTCTACTGGATCCTAACTGTCGGAAGGCACTTCAATGCTTGAACAACTGCAGCCCTGTAGATCAGGTATGCAATTATCGCTGTATTGCTTCATATGAGAGCAAATACCTGGAAGAGTTCTCTCTCTGTGTACTACAGAAGAATAATTGTCTTGAACTTGATGCAAAGATCCCTAAAAAGCCTTATGTGACTCCAATGGCAGAGTTTCGAGGGGAGAAATTGTCTACTGAAATTGCTGAAGACCTCTTTGTTGGTTGGTTAGGGACATTGGAATGGAGTTGGCGCGTTGTAGCAGGGCAGAATCCAGCTTATGATCAATTTCCATGCCAGTACCAATTATTCTATCGGGGAAAAGCTAGAGGATCATTCTGGTATGAACCAGTTTTCCAGGTAAAAACACTTGAAGGAGACCTAGTCTGGAGAAGGCGCAAGTATAGAGTGAAAAGAGGAAAAGCTACAGGAACATTTCACTTCAGTGTATTGGATAATGGAGTCGTTTCTAACGAGTTCTGGACAATTGTGGATGTTTCTGATGATTTGAGCTGGGGTCTGTTTCACTATCATGGAGCTGCACGAGTGGCAGGGCAGTCATATACTGGGGCAGTTCTTGTCAGCCCAGATGGACAATATCCAGCTGAGAAGGAAAAACAAAGGTTGATATCTGCATTGGATAGATGTGGTATCAAAGAGTGGGAATTATTCAATGTTGATAACTGTTCATGTGAAAATGCACCATTGGGGATTCCAGATGGCTCAAGTCTGCATTCTAAAATTCAAGTCAATGAGCAGACACATTCTTCAGTCTAG
- the LOC125855207 gene encoding tRNA(His) guanylyltransferase 1-like codes for MANSRYEYVKWFEVEDEVMYPNIIVIQIDGRDFGCFSEKHGFEKPNDDKALNLMNACAIKVLENFSDVIFAYGFNDEYSFVLKKETTFYQRRASKILSIIVSFFSSTYVTKWKEFFSQNELSVPPSFHSRVINCASMEVLQAYLLWRQTECHISNQYNTCLWKLVFSGKSEKEAKEILKGTQKQEQNELLFQQFGINYKDLPQIFRQGSCAIKIKVDDIVKYREDGTPVKRPRKKAVIVHSENVATKRFWNNYTCLTEELGSLAEEINKIKPEYLRSFQFESRLMLSTWIVVRVDGCHFHRFCDDNGFQKPNDEQALKLMNSCAVSLLEMFKDIIFAYGVSDEYSFVLKKDSLLYQRWSSEIVSAVVSLFSSMYVMKWKEFFHKKEFKEPPYFDGRSVCYPSSEILRDYLAWRQVDCHINNQYNTCFWLLVKSGKTRTEAQSSLKGTQTQEKNELLAKFGIDYNALPIIFRMGSSVFRDRDEPTGNDRVVVEHCNIIETSFWKEHPRILDEEESLLTILRPHSNKMLRLS; via the exons ATGGCGAACAGCAGGTATGAATACGTGAAATGGTTTGAGGTGGAAGATGAAGTAATGTACCCAAACATCATTGTCATTCAAATTGATGGCCGCGACTTTGGCTG TTTCTCGGAGAAGCATGGATTTGAGAAGCCGAATGATGATAAAGCCTTGAACTTGATGAATGCTTGTGCTATTAAGGTATTAGAGAACTTCTCTGATGTTATATTTGCATATGGATTTAATGATGAGTACAG TTTTGTTTTGAAGAAGGAAACCACATTTTACCAGAGACGAGCAAG CAAAATACTATCCATTATTGTGTCTTTCTTCTCATCTACATATGTAACCAAATGGAAagagttcttttctcaaaatgaGTTAAGTGTGCCTCCATCATTCCATTCACGAGTTATCAACTGTGCATCAATGGAGGTTCTTCAGGCATATCTTCTATGGAGACAGACAGAAT GTCATATAAGCAATCAATACAATACTTGCTTGTGGAAGCTGGTGTTTTCTGGAAAGTCAGAAAAGGAGGCGAAAGAGATTCTGAAG GGAACACAAAAGCAGGAGCAAAATGAATTACTTTTTCAGCAGTTTGGTATCAACTACAAGGACCTTCCGCAGATTTTTCGTCAAGGGTCTTGTGCCATCAAGATAAAG GTGGACGATATTGTGAAATACCGTGAAGATGGCACTCCTGTTAAAAGACCAAGGAAGAAAGCGGTCATAGTTCACTCAGAAAATGTAGCAACAAAAAGATTCTGGAATAACTACACATGCCTTACTGAGGAACTTGGTTCGCTCGCTGAAGAGATTAACAAGATTAAACCCGAGTATTTGAGGTCTTTCCAATTTGAAAGCAGGTTGATGTTATCTACGTGGATTGTAGTCCGGGTAGACGGTTGTCATTTCCACAG GTTTTGTGACGATAATGGCTTTCAGAAGCCAAATGATGAGCAGGCACTGAAACTTATGAACTCTTGTGCGGTCTCTTTGCTGGAGATGTTTAAGGATATTATCTTTGCATATGGGGTGAGTGATGAATACAG cTTTGTTTTGAAGAAAGATTCTCTATTGTATCAGAGGTGGTCAAG TGAAATCGTCTCTGCCGTTGTATCTCTTTTCTCTTCCATGTATGTGATGAAGTGGAAAGAGTTTTTTCATAAGAAAGAGTTTAAAGAACCACCTTATTTTGATGGACGATCTGTTTGCTATCCATCATCTGAGATTCTTCGAGATTACTTGGCTTGGAGACAAGTTGATT GTCACATAAACAATCAGTACAATACTTGTTTCTGGCTGCTTGTTAAGTCTGGAAAGACCAGAACTGAAGCACAAAGCTCTCTGAAG GGTactcaaactcaagaaaaaaatgaattgctTGCCAAGTTTGGCATTGATTACAATGCGTTACCAATTATCTTTCGGATGGGGTCCTCTGTTTTCCGGGACAGA GATGAACCAACAGGAAATGACAGAGTAGTTGTTGAACACTGTAACATAATTGAGACGAGCTTTTGGAAAGAACATCCAAGAATACTCGATGAGGAGGAATCATTGCTAACAATTTTACGGCCACATAGCAATAAAATGCTTCGATTGTCTTGA